DNA from Sorangium aterium:
GGAAGAGCGGGTGGCCGCCGGCGCGCTCGCGGCAGAAGGCGACGACGTCGGGCGGCAGGAAGGTCGCGCCGATGCGCGCCGACATGAGGCGCGCGCTGTCGCTGTCCGAGAGCTCCCCGACCTTGAGCCGGTAGAAGTGGGGGTGCGCCTCGAGCAGCGGCGGCGGGTCGCTGCGCGTCGCCAGCATCAGCACGGCGCGGAGCCCGCCGGCGCGGCCCGCGGTGGCGAGCAGGGTCTCGGCGGTGAGCTGGTCCATCGCCTGCGCGTCGTCCCACGCGAAGCAGTGGAGGCGATCCTCGCAGAGGCTCTGCACCATGCGCGGGAACGCCGTGCGCAGGATCGCGGTCGTCCCCTGCGGCGCCCGCCGCTCGGCGAGCGCCGCGCCGAGCTGACCCAGGACGGCCGCGGACTCGTCCTCGCGCAGGCCGAGCGCCCGCAGCCGCGGCAGCACCGCGCGGATGCGCTCCTCGTCGTCGCCCTCCTGGATGCCGCAGAGCACCTGGAGCATCGCGGTGAGGCCGCTCCACGGGACGTCGGCGCCGTTGTGCGGGCACGAGGCGACGTAGACACCGACGTTGTAGTCGCCCTTGGAGAGCCGCCGCTCCATCTCGGCGAGCAGCCGCGTCTTGCCGATGCCGCGCTCGCCCTGGATGACGACGATCTGCGCGCGCTTCCTCGTGGCGGCGGCCAGGATGTCGCCGAGCTGCTTGAGCTCGTCGCGGCGGCCGATGAAGCGGCCGTACGCGCCGTCCGGGGGCTGCGCGGAGGTGACGACGCGCCCCCCCTCGGGCGCCGTCCGGCCCGCGCCGGGCAGCTCCTCGGTCGTGAACGCGTTGCGGAGGACGCGCCCGGTGAGGTTCGACACGGCGACCTGGGACTCGGTCGCGCGGGCGAGCGCCTGGGCCGAGGCGATGAGCGAGGTGAGCCGCTCGTCGCGGATCGGGGCGCCGGCGCTGTCGACGAGGATGCGGGCGAGGTGGATGCCGGCGGAGACGGCGGCGCCCCCGCCGCGCGAGCGCAGGATCACGAGGGCGGCGCGCACCGCGGCCTCCGTGTCGCGGCCGTCGGCGTCGCCGAGCCCGAAGACGGCGACGAGCTGCGACGCCTCCTGCTCGAGCAGCAGCGCGCCGTAGCGGGCCAGCACATCGCGGGCCCGCGCCATGCGCCTCGCCGCGTCGTCCTCGGATCCCGTGAAGATGAGCACGAGCGCCGTGACCTCGCGCCGCTCGCCGAGCCCGCGCGCGGCCGGGCCGCTGTCGGGCTTCTCGAGCAGCTGGAGGAGCCCCGACGCCGAGCGGCTGCGCGTGCTCGTCGTGTGCGGCACCTCGACGGGCGTGCGCTCGTTGGCCCCGTTCGGCTCCTCCTGGAGCACGGCGCCCGCCTGGATCTCGGCGCTCTTCTCCTCGTGGAACGGCTCCAGGAACTCGGCCAGGTCGTTCGCCCCGAACCGCTCGGCCGTCGCATAGAAGAAGCCGAGGAGCGCCTCGTGCAGCCGCCCGGCGTCGGGGAACCGATCCTCCGGGTTCTTCGCGAGCATCGTGCTCACGACGTCGACGAGCGACCGGGGCACGTCGGGGCGCACGAGCGCGAGCGGCGGATACTCGCTCGCCTGCAGCCGCCGCATGATCTCGAACGCCGTCGGCGCCGCGAACGGGTTCGACCCGGCGAGCATCTCGTAGAGCACCGTGCCGAGCGAGAAGAGATCGCTCCTGCCGTCGATCGCGCCGGCGCGCGACTGCTCCGGGCTCATGTAGGCGAGCTTCCCGCGGATCCTCCCTGCGCGGTTCTCGCCGACCTCCTCGTCGGTCATCGATTGCGTCGCCTTCGCGATGCCGAAGTCGGTGACCTTCACCTCGCCCTCCCAGGAGAGCAGGATGTTCTGCGGAGAGATGTCGCGGTGGACGATGCCGAGGGGGCGCGACTGCTCGTCGCGCCGCCGGTGCGCGTGATCGAGCGCCTTCGCGATCTCGGCCGTCATGAAGACAGCCATGGCGAGGGGGATCGGCCTCTTCGCCCTCCGGCAGCGGGCCAGGAGCGTCGCCAGGTCGAGCCCTGGGACGTACTCCATCGCGATGAAGTAGCTCGTCGGATCGCCGTTCGGATGGTCGACGCGGCCGAGGTCGAACACCTGCACGATGTTCGCGTGCGAGAGGCGCACGGCGAGCTTGGCCTCGTGCACGAACATGTCCACGAAGCGCCCCTGCTCGGCCAGCTTGGGGAGGATGCGCTTGATGACGAGGACCTTCTCGAACCCCTCGACGCCGAAGCTCTTCGCCTTGAAGACCTCGGCCATGCCGCCTTCGCCCAGGCGCTCGAGCAAGCGATACCGCCCGAAGGTCTCGCTCAGCATCGCCCCGCCTGCGCGCCACGCAGCCTCGCGCCTCTGGCGCGCGCGGCGCTCCGGAGGGGACGGCCCGCGATCGGCGCGCGAGCCGGCGCCGTCGCCCCGGCCGCGTCGCCTAGCCGCGCGTCATGTCTCGACGGCCTTGTTCGCGCCGGCGTCATCGTCCCCTCCATACATCGACTCCGCGATCCGGAACGCCGCCCCCTCGAGGCGCGCGTACGCGTCCCGGAGCGCGTCGAGGTCGCCGCCGCCTTCGAGCAGCTTCCGCAGCGCCGCGCACTCGGCGTGGACCTCGCCGAGGAGCTCGGCGTCGAGCAGATCGCCGTAGCCTTCGAGGGCCTGCTCGGTCGTGTAGACGAGGGTCTCTGCCTGGTTGCGGAGCTCGGCGAGATCGCGCCGGAGCGCGTCGGTCTCCTTGAACCGCTCGCCCTCCGAGACGAGCCGATCGACCTCGTCCGGCGTGAGGCCGCTCGTGGGGGTCACCCGGATCTCCTGCACCCGCCCCGTCCCGAGATCCCGCGCCTCGACGCGGACGATCCCGTTCTCGTCGATGCGGAAGGTGACCTGGATCTTGGGCAGCCCGCGCGGCGCCGGAGGGATGCCGGTGAGCTCGAAGCGGGCGAGGCTCCGGCAGTCCGCGGCCATCTCGCGCTCGCCCTGGAGCACGTGCACGGGGACGAAGCTCTGGTTGTCGACGCTCGTCGTGAAGATCTCGCTCCGCTCGGTGGGGATGGTCGTGTTCCGCGGGATGAGCTTGAAGCTCACGCCGCCGCCGGTCTCGACGCCGAGCGACAGCGGCGTCACGTCGAGGAGCAGCACCTCGTCCACCTGTCCGGAGAGCGCGGCGCCCTGCAGCGCGGCCCCGACCGCGACGACCTCGTCGGGGTTCACGCCCTTGTTCGGCTCCCGGCCGAAGAACTCGCGCACCGCCGCCTGCACCGCGGGCATCCGGGTCATGCCGCCGACGAGGACCACCGTGTTGACGGCGGAGACGGGGAGCTTGGCGTCCCCGAGCGTCGCGCGGCAGACGTCGATGGTCCGCCGGATGAGGCCCTCGCAGAGCATCTCGAGCTCGTTGCGCCGCATCGTCCGCTCGAGGTGGAGCGGCCCGCCGCCCGGGCCGACGGCGATGAAGGGGATGTTGATCTCGGTCTCGAGCGACGACGAGAGCTCGTGCTTCGCCTTCTCGGCCGCCTCCTTGAGCCGCTGCAGCGCCATGCGGTCCCGGCGCAGATCGATGCGGCTCTTCCCCTCGAACTCGTCGGCGAGCAGGTCGATGATCCGCTGGTCGAAGTCCTCGCCGCCGAGGTGCGTGTCGCCGCCGGTCGCCTTGACGCTGAAGACCCCGCTCGCGATCTCGAGGATCGAGATATCGAACGTGCCTCCGCCGAGATCGTAGACCGCGATCGTCTCGGCCTTCACCTTGTCGAGGCCGTAGGCGAGCGCCGCGGCGGTCGGCTCGTTGATGATCCGGCGCACGTCCAGCCCGGCGATCCGCCCTGCGTCCTTCGTCGCCTGCCGCTGGGCGTCGTCGAAGTAGGCGGGGACGGTGACCACCGCCTCCGTCACGGGCTCGCCGAGGAACCGCTCGGCGACCTGCTTCATCTGGCCGAGGATCACCGCCGAGATCTCGGGGGGCGAGTAGTTGCGCCCCTTGACCTCGACCCACGCGTCGCTGTTCGGCGCCTCGACGATCTTGTAGGGCGCGAGGCTGATCTGCTTGCTGACCTCGGGCGCGGTGAACTTGCGGCCCATCAGCCGCTTCACCGCATAGATGGTGTTCTGCGGGTTCGTGACCGCCTGGCGGCGCGCGACCTGCCCGACCAGGCGCTCGCCGCTCGCGGGGAAGCCGACCACGGAAGGCGTGGTGCGCGCGCCCTCGGCGTTCGGGATCACCCGAACATCGCTCGCCGAGGCGACGCCTGCCCCTTCGACGACAGCCACGCACGAGTTCGTCGTCCCGAGATCGATGCCGATCACCTTCCCCATATGCGGCGAAAGATACTACAGGCCTGGATGCTCGCCGGGTGGGGAGACGACCTGGGCGCCCGCGATATTTGGGGAGATCGTGCGGTGAGGTAGCGGGGCACGGCAGATCCCGGACAGGATCACCGCCAGGATGCGCACCGTGCCGGAGGTGTGCGCCGAGGGAGCCGGCGCGACGCCGCGCGGAGGCTCAGTTCGCTGCGGGCGCCGGCTCGACGGGCGAGCCCTTCGAGACGACGACCATGGCCGCGCGGATCAGGTAATCGCCCAGCATGTATCCCGGCTGGACCTCCGCGATCACGACGCCGGCGGGGTGCTCGGTCGAGTCGAGCTGCTGGATGGCCTCGTGCACGCTGGGATCGAAGGGCTTGCCGACCGCGGCGATGCGCTTGATGCCCATGCGCTCCAGCGTGTCGACGAACTGCTTCGTCACGATCCGGACGCCCTCGGCGACCGACTTCACGTCCGGCGCGCTCTCGGCGTGGCTGGCCGCGCGCTCGAGGTTGTCGAAGACCGGGAGCAGATCCTTCAGGATCGCCTCGCGGCCGCGGCGCTGCGCCTCTTCGACCTCGCGCCGGGAGCGCTTACGGAAGTTGTCGAAATCCGCGGCGGTGCGCAGCAGCTGCTCGCGCATCCGCGCGGCCTCCGCCTGCACCTCGCCTAGCTTGTCTTCGGGGGCGGGGGCCTGCTGCTCCGCAGGCTCTGCGCGCTCAGCCTGCGCCTCCGCCGTCTCCCCCGTGTTCTGGTTCGACCCATTTTGTTCCGAATCGCTCATAGGACGGCGGCACTATAACCAGCCGCGATCCGCTGGCAATCGCCACGCCCATGGTCGGCAGGAGGCGAGCGCCGGCGCCCGAGCGCGCCGGCGCGTGCCGCCGCCCCGGCCCAGGACGCCCGCGTGGGTCGGCGCCCGGGCGCTCCGGACGCGCTCCAGAGGCGCTCCGGAGGCGCTCCGGACGCATGGTTTGCCCGGGTCTCCACGATCCGCTGCGGGCGCCGCATCGACCGTTTGCTCCGAGGCCCCGCCCGGCGTTAGATCGCCATCCATGAGCATCGCCACAAGCCGCGCCGCCGAACCCCCTCCGGCGAACGCCTCGACGCCCGCCAGCGCGCCGCTCCTCGCGGCGCAGAAGCACCTCCTCGGCAACTACCGCCAGCCGCCGTTCGTCCTCGACCGCGGCAGGGGTTGCGAGCTCTTCGACACGGAGGGGCGCCGGTACCTGGACATGTGCGCCGGGGTGGCTGTGGCTTCGCTCGGGCACGCTCACCCGCGGCTCGTGGCGACCATCTCGGAGCAGGCGGGCCGCCTGATGCACGTCTCCAACTATTTCTTCAACGCGGAGAACCTCCGCCTCGCCGAGGAGCTCTGCGAGAAGACCGGCTTCGATCGCGCCTTCTTCTGCAACTCGGGCGCGGAGGCGAACGAGGCGATGCTCAAGCTCGCGCGCCGCCATTTCTTCAACCGGGGCGAGGAGGGGCGCTACCGGATCATCGCGTTCGACAACGCGTTTCACGGCCGCACCCTCGGCGCGGTCGCCCTGACCGGGACGCCGAAGTACCGCGAGGGCTTCGGCCCCTCGCTCGACGGCGTCACGCACGTGCCTTACGGGGATGTGGCCGCGGTGCGCGCCGCCATGGGCCCGGACGTCGCGGGGATCCTCGTGGAGCCGGTGCAAGGGGAGGGCGGCGTGCTGCCGGCCCCGGCGGGGTTCCTCGCCGAGCTGCGGCGCATCGCCGACGAGCACGGCGCGCTGCTGCTCGTCGACGAGGTGCAGACCGGCATCGGGCGCACGGGGCACTGGCTCGGCGCGGCGTACGACGGCGTCCAGAGCGACGCCGCGGCGCTCGCGAAGGGGCTCGGCGGCGGGTTCCCGGTCGGCGCGCTGGTGCTGCGGGAGCGGCTCAACGGCGCGCTGCCCCCGGGCTCGCACGGCTCGACCTATGGCGGCAACGCGCTCGCCTCCGCCACGGCGCGCACGGTGCTCGCGGTCATCGAGGAAGAGAAGCTGTGCGAGGCCGCCCTGAAGCGCGGCGAGCGGCTCGGCCGCGGCCTCGCCGCGATCGCCGCGCGGCTGCCGGGCGTGTGCCTCGGCGAGCGCGGGCGCGGGTTGCTCCGCGGGCTCATCCTCGCGCCGACCGTCGACGCGCGCGCCGCCCTCGGCCGCGTGCGCGATCGCGGCGTGCTGCTCACGATCGCGGGCAACAGCGTGCTCCGGTTCACGCCGCCCCTGATCGTGAGCGAGGCGCAGATCGACGAGGCGCTGGCCGAGGTCGAGGCCGCGCTCGCCGAGACGCCGGCTGCGGGTTGAGGTGGTCGCCTCGCGCGC
Protein-coding regions in this window:
- a CDS encoding serine/threonine-protein kinase produces the protein MLSETFGRYRLLERLGEGGMAEVFKAKSFGVEGFEKVLVIKRILPKLAEQGRFVDMFVHEAKLAVRLSHANIVQVFDLGRVDHPNGDPTSYFIAMEYVPGLDLATLLARCRRAKRPIPLAMAVFMTAEIAKALDHAHRRRDEQSRPLGIVHRDISPQNILLSWEGEVKVTDFGIAKATQSMTDEEVGENRAGRIRGKLAYMSPEQSRAGAIDGRSDLFSLGTVLYEMLAGSNPFAAPTAFEIMRRLQASEYPPLALVRPDVPRSLVDVVSTMLAKNPEDRFPDAGRLHEALLGFFYATAERFGANDLAEFLEPFHEEKSAEIQAGAVLQEEPNGANERTPVEVPHTTSTRSRSASGLLQLLEKPDSGPAARGLGERREVTALVLIFTGSEDDAARRMARARDVLARYGALLLEQEASQLVAVFGLGDADGRDTEAAVRAALVILRSRGGGAAVSAGIHLARILVDSAGAPIRDERLTSLIASAQALARATESQVAVSNLTGRVLRNAFTTEELPGAGRTAPEGGRVVTSAQPPDGAYGRFIGRRDELKQLGDILAAATRKRAQIVVIQGERGIGKTRLLAEMERRLSKGDYNVGVYVASCPHNGADVPWSGLTAMLQVLCGIQEGDDEERIRAVLPRLRALGLREDESAAVLGQLGAALAERRAPQGTTAILRTAFPRMVQSLCEDRLHCFAWDDAQAMDQLTAETLLATAGRAGGLRAVLMLATRSDPPPLLEAHPHFYRLKVGELSDSDSARLMSARIGATFLPPDVVAFCRERAGGHPLFLEELIKELLDSGALSVAGGVVKARLDGASAVPRSLRTLIATRVRRLDPSDRAVLQAAAILGDPVPTEVLAALLQQKLSVVNRAISGLATRDLLRLKGPAQASFASPMHGEIVLDAIPPELRRELHAAAAAAYVAVVGEESAEHAERIGQHFYQAGDRDRAATFYARAALHKIRASQLDPALRLIFQALDLGDHAHRSPAELSAWLGALADVVVRVRSAPDLADVAARTLRRVDEAGTPEQKLSARVDLARALGAVDLFADAYARLEEAYALAGDREDLRRKALACETEIGVRTGDFARAERAVEQLEATGAIDDPRLLLAISQTRAATGDIAAALRALDRAEALGDPGDLAAASEREKQRVLVHVFLRDFDAAVKSSARAVDLARSAGLRFETAAALHNLGDASRRLGDLPRAYASLTESKELAEESGHERLASINRAHLAYLDGLSGAAGAGELLRELARYADARSYRTDALESRYLLGALLKQRGLVKEARRELAEVLDLASAYGNKLVADDARSALSEL
- the dnaK gene encoding molecular chaperone DnaK gives rise to the protein MGKVIGIDLGTTNSCVAVVEGAGVASASDVRVIPNAEGARTTPSVVGFPASGERLVGQVARRQAVTNPQNTIYAVKRLMGRKFTAPEVSKQISLAPYKIVEAPNSDAWVEVKGRNYSPPEISAVILGQMKQVAERFLGEPVTEAVVTVPAYFDDAQRQATKDAGRIAGLDVRRIINEPTAAALAYGLDKVKAETIAVYDLGGGTFDISILEIASGVFSVKATGGDTHLGGEDFDQRIIDLLADEFEGKSRIDLRRDRMALQRLKEAAEKAKHELSSSLETEINIPFIAVGPGGGPLHLERTMRRNELEMLCEGLIRRTIDVCRATLGDAKLPVSAVNTVVLVGGMTRMPAVQAAVREFFGREPNKGVNPDEVVAVGAALQGAALSGQVDEVLLLDVTPLSLGVETGGGVSFKLIPRNTTIPTERSEIFTTSVDNQSFVPVHVLQGEREMAADCRSLARFELTGIPPAPRGLPKIQVTFRIDENGIVRVEARDLGTGRVQEIRVTPTSGLTPDEVDRLVSEGERFKETDALRRDLAELRNQAETLVYTTEQALEGYGDLLDAELLGEVHAECAALRKLLEGGGDLDALRDAYARLEGAAFRIAESMYGGDDDAGANKAVET
- the grpE gene encoding nucleotide exchange factor GrpE, producing MSDSEQNGSNQNTGETAEAQAERAEPAEQQAPAPEDKLGEVQAEAARMREQLLRTAADFDNFRKRSRREVEEAQRRGREAILKDLLPVFDNLERAASHAESAPDVKSVAEGVRIVTKQFVDTLERMGIKRIAAVGKPFDPSVHEAIQQLDSTEHPAGVVIAEVQPGYMLGDYLIRAAMVVVSKGSPVEPAPAAN
- a CDS encoding aspartate aminotransferase family protein; the encoded protein is MSIATSRAAEPPPANASTPASAPLLAAQKHLLGNYRQPPFVLDRGRGCELFDTEGRRYLDMCAGVAVASLGHAHPRLVATISEQAGRLMHVSNYFFNAENLRLAEELCEKTGFDRAFFCNSGAEANEAMLKLARRHFFNRGEEGRYRIIAFDNAFHGRTLGAVALTGTPKYREGFGPSLDGVTHVPYGDVAAVRAAMGPDVAGILVEPVQGEGGVLPAPAGFLAELRRIADEHGALLLVDEVQTGIGRTGHWLGAAYDGVQSDAAALAKGLGGGFPVGALVLRERLNGALPPGSHGSTYGGNALASATARTVLAVIEEEKLCEAALKRGERLGRGLAAIAARLPGVCLGERGRGLLRGLILAPTVDARAALGRVRDRGVLLTIAGNSVLRFTPPLIVSEAQIDEALAEVEAALAETPAAG